In the genome of Mucisphaera calidilacus, one region contains:
- a CDS encoding saccharopine dehydrogenase family protein yields the protein MKHVLLLGAGKIGTAIATYLRATGDYDVLVADVNEQALATVAEHAGVETIKLDVTNKAELLGALKGRDAVLSALSFRFNPAVAEAALEAGASYFDLTEDVETTRRVKEIAKKAKEGQIFMPQCGLAPGFVGIVAYDLAKRLESIDSVQMRVGALPMYPTNMLKYNLTWSTDGLINEYCNPCEAIHRGQRIEMLALEGLEHFSVDGVRYEAFNTSGGLGTLCETLDGRVDTLNYKTVRYLGHRDLADFLINELRMNNKRDTLKSILEDSVPMTTQDVVIVFCTVTGMVEGRYSQITDARKIYHGEVEGEHWSAIQITTAAGICTVLDLHIEGKLPSKGFIRQEEVALPDFLANRFGRYYDFAGHPAVTVKQVEAVIEND from the coding sequence ATGAAGCACGTTCTACTCCTGGGTGCCGGCAAGATCGGCACGGCGATCGCAACTTACCTCCGCGCGACGGGCGACTACGACGTTCTGGTCGCGGACGTCAATGAGCAAGCGCTCGCCACCGTGGCAGAGCACGCGGGTGTCGAGACGATCAAGCTTGACGTCACGAACAAGGCTGAGCTTCTGGGTGCGCTCAAGGGGCGTGACGCAGTGCTCTCGGCGCTTTCGTTCCGGTTCAACCCCGCGGTGGCCGAGGCTGCGCTTGAGGCTGGCGCGAGTTACTTCGACTTGACCGAGGACGTTGAGACGACGCGTCGCGTGAAGGAGATTGCGAAGAAGGCGAAGGAGGGGCAGATCTTCATGCCGCAGTGCGGGTTGGCGCCGGGCTTTGTGGGGATTGTGGCTTACGACCTCGCCAAGCGGCTGGAGTCGATCGACAGCGTGCAGATGCGTGTGGGTGCCCTGCCGATGTATCCGACCAACATGCTCAAGTACAACCTGACGTGGTCGACCGACGGTCTGATCAACGAGTACTGCAACCCCTGCGAGGCGATCCACCGGGGGCAGCGTATTGAGATGCTTGCTCTCGAGGGGCTGGAGCATTTTTCGGTTGATGGTGTGCGTTACGAGGCGTTCAACACCTCGGGCGGTCTGGGGACGCTTTGCGAGACGCTTGACGGCCGCGTCGACACGCTGAATTACAAGACAGTGCGGTACCTGGGTCACCGCGACCTCGCCGACTTCCTGATCAACGAATTGCGGATGAACAACAAGCGGGACACGCTCAAGTCGATTCTCGAAGACTCGGTGCCCATGACCACGCAGGACGTGGTGATCGTGTTCTGCACGGTGACGGGCATGGTCGAGGGGCGTTACTCGCAGATCACGGACGCGCGGAAGATTTATCACGGCGAGGTCGAGGGCGAGCACTGGAGCGCGATCCAGATCACGACCGCGGCGGGCATCTGCACGGTGCTGGACCTGCACATCGAGGGCAAGCTGCCGAGTAAGGGTTTCATCCGCCAGGAGGAGGTTGCTCTGCCTGATTTCCTGGCCAATCGTTTTGGCCGCTACTACGACTTTGCGGGCCACCCCGCCGTGACGGTCAAGCAGGTCGAAGCCGTCATCGAGAACGACTGA
- a CDS encoding aspartyl protease family protein, with product MPTLTSLTLCLAGVSAVQALEIDGVQNAALDQPQINAAIRLPGTTQPVTGLAEDLFGNIVETFNIQAFYDTGASGVLMSTQTADALGLTRARFEGQDVIFEDVGVGGADAFNVSEPLMIDLAPFPSVAIDDPATYDTVYTQRFGPVRMQVGPLGGISNPLLQGLDVFGMPLFVDKSVHMDVSPTHDLSGNINTRVYNYGSREAAAIRTQRTVQMSYGDFARFTRVLPDGAQAPTLQGNPFIGPDPVAVLNGDAETTQDVPGITVRHNGLSQTGSWLFDTGAAASIFSEARAAELGITYDPDSEAPVLLVDGVEAPNQFQLSIGGIGGTTQLAGLYLDELIVPTIEGDGANPDDPKHLKFLNAPVLVGDITVLDPVTQESLTLDGVFGMNFLAASIFITEPFGIGDLRAGAFNDLVFDHPTGQLRMRFNPDVATFGDVNVDGLIDAEDIDLLFELEGNTDYLDFADLNNSGAVDNADVTLLVTDVLNTTAGDANLDGQVDLLDLSSLAASFDGIGGWSDGDFNGDQWVNLLDLSLLATHFETSSIPEPASLFMVMAGLLRSCRR from the coding sequence TTGCCCACCTTAACCAGCCTGACACTATGCCTCGCCGGCGTCTCCGCCGTGCAGGCCCTTGAGATCGATGGCGTCCAGAACGCGGCCCTCGATCAGCCGCAGATCAACGCCGCCATCCGTCTCCCGGGCACCACCCAGCCGGTGACCGGGCTCGCCGAGGACCTGTTCGGCAACATCGTCGAGACCTTCAACATCCAGGCCTTCTACGACACCGGGGCCTCAGGCGTCCTCATGAGCACCCAGACGGCCGACGCGCTGGGCCTCACCCGAGCCCGGTTCGAGGGACAGGACGTCATCTTCGAAGACGTGGGCGTGGGCGGCGCCGACGCCTTCAACGTCTCCGAGCCTCTCATGATCGACCTCGCACCCTTCCCCAGCGTGGCGATCGACGACCCCGCGACCTACGACACCGTCTACACCCAGCGTTTCGGGCCGGTGCGGATGCAGGTCGGGCCGCTCGGCGGGATCAGCAACCCGCTGCTCCAGGGCCTCGACGTCTTCGGCATGCCACTCTTCGTCGACAAGTCCGTGCACATGGACGTCAGCCCGACGCACGACCTCTCGGGCAACATCAACACACGCGTCTACAACTATGGCAGCCGGGAGGCGGCCGCGATCCGCACGCAGCGGACGGTGCAGATGAGCTACGGCGACTTCGCCCGCTTCACCCGCGTCCTGCCCGACGGCGCCCAGGCACCGACGCTCCAGGGCAACCCCTTCATCGGCCCCGACCCGGTCGCCGTGCTCAACGGCGACGCCGAGACGACCCAGGACGTGCCCGGAATCACCGTCCGCCACAACGGCCTGAGCCAGACCGGCAGCTGGCTCTTCGACACCGGCGCAGCGGCATCCATCTTCTCCGAGGCACGAGCCGCAGAACTCGGCATCACCTACGACCCCGACTCCGAAGCGCCCGTCCTGCTGGTCGATGGCGTCGAAGCACCCAACCAGTTCCAGCTCTCCATCGGCGGCATCGGCGGGACCACGCAGCTCGCGGGCCTCTACCTCGACGAACTCATCGTCCCGACCATCGAAGGCGACGGCGCAAACCCCGACGATCCCAAGCACCTCAAGTTCCTCAACGCCCCCGTCCTCGTCGGCGACATCACCGTCCTCGACCCCGTCACGCAGGAGTCCCTGACACTCGACGGCGTATTCGGCATGAACTTCCTCGCCGCATCGATCTTCATCACCGAGCCGTTCGGCATCGGCGACCTGCGCGCCGGCGCTTTCAACGACCTCGTCTTCGATCACCCCACCGGCCAGCTGCGCATGCGCTTCAACCCCGACGTCGCGACCTTCGGCGACGTCAACGTCGACGGACTGATCGACGCAGAAGACATCGACCTGCTCTTCGAACTGGAGGGCAACACCGACTACCTGGATTTCGCCGACCTCAACAACAGCGGCGCCGTGGACAACGCGGACGTGACCCTGCTCGTGACGGACGTCCTCAACACCACAGCAGGCGACGCCAACCTCGACGGACAGGTTGACCTACTCGACTTGTCATCCCTTGCCGCATCGTTCGACGGCATCGGAGGCTGGTCTGATGGCGACTTCAACGGCGACCAGTGGGTCAACCTGCTCGACCTGAGCCTGCTCGCCACACACTTCGAAACATCCAGTATTCCCGAGCCCGCGAGCCTGTTCATGGTTATGGCGGGGCTGCTACGCAGTTGTCGCCGGTGA
- a CDS encoding LacI family DNA-binding transcriptional regulator — protein sequence MVTLADVAKHAGVSKTQVSFVLNRKNLHLVSAERRTRISKAIRDLNYRPNQAARRLAGKPSHLLGLLLPGGSVTPYGPLIQGVLSTARLRGYQVIVAPAPTSADALRKYIEHLEPYDLDGMICVARQSMSRVTDLGTLMGRFRRSVVIGPEGITGVTIQADHRTAMRDVVRYLAESGRRNIGLILPEQDESLRTAERLAGVEDATADLGWTRNDELTWKFSRRTHPWPDESEAQAAVDALVVRGGADAIIAHDDAWAARILQTLTLRGHRVPKEISVVGYGNLPFSELTAPSLTTVDLQERRMGLTAVDQLIDAIENDRPTERRETVAVEASLILRDSA from the coding sequence ATGGTCACACTAGCTGACGTAGCCAAGCACGCAGGAGTCTCAAAAACACAGGTGTCGTTCGTGCTCAACCGGAAAAACCTTCATCTGGTCAGTGCAGAACGACGAACACGGATCTCCAAGGCGATCCGCGACCTCAACTACCGCCCCAACCAGGCGGCACGTCGTCTCGCGGGCAAGCCGAGTCACTTGCTCGGCCTTCTCCTGCCCGGCGGATCGGTCACGCCCTACGGACCGTTGATCCAAGGCGTACTCTCGACCGCACGACTGCGCGGGTACCAGGTCATTGTCGCACCGGCACCCACCTCGGCCGATGCGCTGCGGAAGTACATCGAGCACCTCGAGCCCTACGACCTCGACGGCATGATCTGTGTCGCCCGGCAGTCGATGTCACGCGTGACGGACCTCGGCACCCTGATGGGCCGCTTCCGCAGGTCCGTCGTGATCGGACCCGAGGGGATCACCGGCGTCACCATCCAGGCCGACCACCGCACGGCAATGCGTGACGTCGTCCGGTACCTCGCGGAGTCGGGCCGGCGCAACATCGGCCTCATCCTGCCCGAGCAGGACGAGAGCCTGCGCACCGCCGAACGCCTGGCCGGTGTCGAGGACGCCACCGCCGACCTGGGCTGGACGCGCAACGACGAGCTGACCTGGAAGTTCTCGCGGCGGACCCATCCCTGGCCCGACGAGAGCGAAGCGCAGGCCGCGGTCGATGCCCTGGTCGTGCGAGGCGGCGCCGACGCGATCATCGCCCACGACGACGCCTGGGCCGCCCGCATCCTCCAGACGCTCACCCTGCGTGGTCACCGCGTGCCCAAGGAGATCTCGGTGGTCGGCTACGGCAACCTGCCCTTCTCCGAACTCACCGCGCCCTCACTGACCACCGTCGACCTGCAGGAGCGCCGCATGGGCCTCACCGCCGTCGATCAACTCATCGACGCGATCGAAAACGACCGGCCCACAGAACGACGCGAGACCGTCGCCGTCGAAGCCTCCCTGATCCTGCGTGACTCGGCCTGA
- a CDS encoding NADH-quinone oxidoreductase subunit B — MGIEAAMPQGMFLTTQLQKMINWSRRSSVWPMPYATACCGIEYMAAACSRYDLARFGAEVTRFSPRQADLMLVAGRVPIKTLPVIQRIYTQMTEPKWVVAMGACASTGGIFDTYAVVQGLDQFLPVDVYIPGCPPRPETIIEGIMAIQEIIDRDAIPYDDEGNRKPLNLALNPNHDVRPQPVRVTVDGEAASREPVNAG, encoded by the coding sequence ATGGGTATTGAAGCCGCTATGCCCCAGGGCATGTTTCTTACGACGCAGCTGCAGAAGATGATCAACTGGTCGCGTCGGAGCTCGGTCTGGCCGATGCCTTACGCCACCGCCTGCTGCGGTATCGAGTACATGGCCGCGGCATGCAGCCGGTATGACCTGGCTCGTTTCGGTGCCGAGGTGACGCGATTCAGCCCGAGGCAAGCCGATCTGATGCTTGTTGCCGGGCGTGTGCCGATCAAGACGCTCCCGGTGATCCAGCGGATCTACACCCAGATGACCGAGCCGAAGTGGGTCGTGGCGATGGGGGCGTGTGCCTCCACGGGCGGCATTTTCGATACGTACGCGGTTGTTCAGGGGCTTGACCAGTTTCTGCCGGTTGACGTTTACATTCCCGGTTGTCCGCCGAGGCCCGAGACGATCATCGAGGGGATCATGGCGATCCAGGAGATCATCGACCGCGACGCGATCCCGTACGACGACGAGGGCAATCGCAAGCCGCTCAACCTCGCGCTCAACCCGAACCACGATGTCCGGCCGCAGCCGGTGCGCGTGACTGTCGATGGCGAGGCCGCGAGTCGCGAGCCGGTCAACGCTGGCTAA
- a CDS encoding MBL fold metallo-hydrolase has translation MDNLEVLGFPLGAWQTNCYILATGSTCWLVDVGFEPETMLDAVSERGLTPERIVLTHAHVDHIAGLEQARERFPGVPVAIHESETEFLQRPELNLSAMLAEPITCTEPEETLTHGQTLTLGEWPFEVRHVPGHSPGGVCLYQPKSNLAIVGDTLFAGSIGRHDFPTSDGPLLLQSIREQLLTLPDETSILPGHGPASTIGTERQTNPFVGTNP, from the coding sequence TTGGACAACCTCGAGGTACTGGGATTCCCGCTGGGGGCATGGCAGACCAACTGCTACATCCTCGCCACCGGCTCGACCTGCTGGCTCGTCGACGTCGGCTTCGAGCCCGAAACCATGCTGGACGCCGTCTCAGAGCGAGGCCTCACGCCCGAGCGGATCGTCCTCACCCACGCCCACGTGGACCACATCGCCGGCCTCGAACAGGCCCGTGAACGTTTCCCAGGCGTACCGGTGGCGATTCACGAATCAGAAACCGAGTTCCTCCAGCGCCCCGAACTCAATCTCTCGGCGATGCTCGCGGAACCCATCACCTGCACCGAACCCGAAGAAACCCTCACCCACGGCCAGACGCTCACGCTTGGCGAATGGCCTTTCGAGGTCCGGCACGTCCCCGGACACTCACCCGGCGGGGTCTGCCTCTACCAGCCCAAATCAAACCTCGCGATCGTCGGCGACACCCTCTTCGCAGGCTCCATCGGCCGACACGACTTCCCGACCTCCGACGGCCCGCTCCTGCTCCAGTCGATCCGCGAGCAACTGCTGACGCTGCCCGACGAGACGAGCATCCTCCCCGGACACGGACCCGCATCGACCATCGGCACCGAACGACAGACCAACCCCTTCGTCGGCACGAACCCTTAG
- a CDS encoding Gfo/Idh/MocA family protein yields the protein MKTTRIGLLGCGRIQRKHFHAVTVHEGAEIAALCDIDASRIAWILDHEKASDLEVARYTSEAEFFAHRPIDAVVISTPHASHADQIIAAVDAGLDVLVEKPMVTNAADAERVIERVEQTGRQVQIGYNAPFTPELQYVRDCIRDKTFGRLQMVSGYISQRWKNYVKGSWREVKAISGGGFSYDSGAHPLNTLCWTIDAMPTEVFAQTDNRGAAVDVNMALQARFDPDILVQLTLAGDCEHNIGSFMAFLFEDGGIEVDGWNGRWIRVFDKKGPIKYPPIPNSSSQPLDHFIDAIRGKVEPLTSPRNGLIQATLMDHVYRSAETGLPVKVG from the coding sequence ATGAAGACAACCCGGATCGGACTGCTTGGGTGTGGCAGGATACAGCGGAAGCACTTTCATGCCGTCACGGTACACGAGGGGGCTGAGATTGCCGCGTTGTGTGACATCGACGCGTCACGCATCGCGTGGATCCTCGATCACGAGAAGGCCAGCGACCTGGAGGTCGCGCGGTACACGAGCGAGGCGGAGTTTTTCGCGCATCGGCCGATAGACGCGGTGGTGATCTCGACGCCACACGCCTCCCACGCCGATCAGATCATCGCCGCGGTCGACGCGGGGCTGGATGTGCTGGTTGAGAAACCGATGGTGACCAACGCCGCGGACGCGGAACGCGTGATCGAGAGGGTAGAGCAGACCGGACGGCAGGTGCAGATCGGCTACAACGCGCCTTTCACGCCGGAACTGCAGTACGTGCGTGACTGCATCCGCGACAAGACCTTTGGCCGGCTGCAGATGGTCTCGGGGTATATCAGTCAGCGGTGGAAGAACTACGTCAAGGGTTCGTGGCGTGAGGTGAAGGCGATTTCGGGCGGCGGTTTTTCGTATGACTCGGGCGCCCACCCCTTGAATACACTGTGCTGGACGATTGACGCGATGCCGACCGAGGTGTTTGCCCAGACCGACAACCGTGGCGCAGCGGTGGACGTCAACATGGCGCTTCAGGCGCGCTTCGATCCGGACATTCTGGTTCAACTCACGCTTGCGGGTGACTGTGAGCACAACATCGGGTCGTTCATGGCCTTCCTTTTTGAGGATGGCGGGATCGAGGTTGATGGCTGGAACGGCCGGTGGATCCGCGTGTTCGACAAGAAGGGGCCGATCAAGTATCCGCCGATCCCCAACAGCTCGTCACAGCCGCTTGATCACTTCATTGATGCGATCAGGGGCAAGGTCGAGCCGCTGACGAGCCCGCGCAATGGGCTGATTCAGGCGACGCTGATGGATCACGTCTATCGGTCGGCCGAAACCGGGTTGCCGGTCAAGGTCGGCTAA
- a CDS encoding acyl-CoA thioesterase — protein sequence MSSKTADTFVAENTIHIRVRYAECDPMGLAHHGSYPIWLEMARTELLREQGGVYRQLEEQGIFFVVARMSLRYQRPIRYDDEIDVRVRLEPSAGVKLVHSYEITRDGEKLAKAQTTLACVDRDGKLRPVPEALLG from the coding sequence ATGAGCAGTAAAACAGCCGACACCTTCGTCGCAGAAAACACCATCCACATCCGCGTCCGCTACGCCGAGTGCGACCCGATGGGACTCGCCCACCACGGCAGCTACCCGATCTGGCTCGAGATGGCCCGAACCGAACTGCTCCGAGAGCAGGGGGGTGTCTACAGGCAACTCGAAGAACAGGGCATCTTCTTTGTAGTCGCAAGGATGAGCCTCCGATACCAGCGCCCCATCCGCTACGACGACGAGATCGACGTCCGGGTCCGCCTCGAACCCTCCGCGGGCGTCAAACTCGTCCACAGCTACGAGATCACCCGCGACGGCGAGAAGCTGGCCAAGGCCCAAACCACACTGGCCTGCGTCGACCGCGACGGCAAGCTCCGCCCCGTCCCCGAGGCACTGCTGGGCTGA
- a CDS encoding cysteine peptidase family C39 domain-containing protein — MDGSSVWFLAILILSVATWFLGVQIARKRPDISDALIIGGLVGLGVWAWLMHRPDVGTQLIPTRVLAYLEGVGSVPLFMLLVGAAFGRSRSTREGGFTAMAGMLGMVYLFYGGWWMLQSTPAHAFGGQSRTPAVMQTHDYSCVAASCTTTLRLVGIQTSEAEMAELTMTRPGSGSTLIRAAHAMSRKMGDQAEVAIVEMPYEHLDTMPMPAMTPLRFESSRYHMVTLLRVGDRGVWLLDPVDGLVYMAEPTFRGVYQRRLLILGPASPTMLARADAKIDRLLRMVHALRRDTLAQKTGT, encoded by the coding sequence ATGGATGGCAGCTCGGTCTGGTTTCTCGCAATCCTGATTCTGTCCGTCGCCACCTGGTTCCTGGGCGTTCAGATCGCTCGAAAACGCCCCGACATCTCAGACGCCCTCATCATCGGCGGACTGGTCGGCCTCGGGGTCTGGGCCTGGCTCATGCACCGCCCCGACGTCGGCACCCAGCTGATCCCGACACGCGTGCTCGCCTATCTGGAAGGCGTCGGCAGCGTACCGCTCTTCATGCTCCTGGTCGGCGCTGCCTTCGGACGCTCCCGCAGCACCCGCGAGGGCGGTTTCACAGCCATGGCAGGCATGCTCGGGATGGTCTACCTCTTCTACGGAGGCTGGTGGATGCTCCAGAGCACCCCGGCACACGCCTTCGGCGGACAGAGCCGCACACCCGCCGTCATGCAGACACACGATTACAGCTGCGTCGCCGCTTCATGCACCACCACCCTGCGACTCGTAGGCATACAGACCTCCGAAGCAGAGATGGCCGAACTGACCATGACCCGGCCCGGCAGCGGATCCACCCTCATCCGCGCCGCACACGCCATGTCCCGAAAAATGGGCGACCAGGCCGAGGTCGCCATCGTCGAGATGCCCTACGAGCACCTCGACACCATGCCCATGCCCGCCATGACGCCACTCCGCTTCGAGTCCTCGCGCTACCACATGGTCACCCTGCTCCGTGTCGGCGATAGGGGGGTCTGGCTGCTCGACCCCGTCGACGGACTGGTCTACATGGCCGAACCCACCTTCCGAGGGGTCTACCAGCGCCGCCTGCTCATCCTCGGACCCGCCTCACCCACCATGCTGGCCCGCGCCGACGCGAAGATCGACCGCCTCCTGAGGATGGTCCACGCCCTGCGACGCGACACCCTCGCACAAAAGACCGGCACCTGA
- the ppdK gene encoding pyruvate, phosphate dikinase → MAKKTNKKSKTKSKARSSKAAANKMVYSFGQTKTDGDGSMKELLGGKGANLAEMTTIGLPVPPGFTITTETCAGYYKEGRKLPKGLMDQVRDAMARMEKETGKKFGDAKNPLLVSVRSGAKVSMPGMMDTVLNLGLNDTSVDGLHDASGSARFALDAYRRLINMFGDVVMGVDHEHYEAEFDRIKAKYGVKNDTDLNAEGMGELVEAYKKIYRKYTGKDFPQDPYAQLEAGIEAVFKSWMTTRAIRYRQINEITGLAGTAVNIQAMVFGNMGEDCGTGVAFTRNPSTGENKFYGEFLINAQGEDVVAGIRTPQPVSEMPKWNKAIHKQLLEIKDILEQHYTDMQDIEFTIETDKLFMLQTRNGKRTGAAAVKIACDMVKEKLIPEKTGVKRIPANDLTQLLLPSFDPAAKKKAAPITTGLPASPGASVGKLAFTAEEAVDRSHEGELVILCRKETSPEDVDGMHSAAGILTSTGGMTSHAAVVARGWGKCCVAGAGEIHIDEKRKKITVNGKTLGANDLVSIDGSTGEVFVGEIDTIEPKLSGDFAKVMKWADKYRTLKIRTNADTPADAQRARDFGAQGIGLCRTEHMFFEGERITAMREMILAETKPAREAALAKLLPYQRKDFEGIFTAMKGLPVTVRLLDPPLHEFLPHDAKSQGELAKILGVKPAKVKQRVAQLHEMNPMLGHRGCRLSVTYPEILVMQVTAIVEAAINCAKKKIKAVPEIMIPLVGTDKELEILRDLAEKTIADVKAAKKVKGKLAISIGTMIEIPRAALTADAVGQHADFFSFGTNDLTQLTFGYSRDDVNTFLPHYIQQEILEKDPFQSLDATGVGQLVETGVAKGRSVKKDLKVGICGEHGGDPASIAFCHKVGLDYVSCSPFRVPIARLAAAQAALD, encoded by the coding sequence ATGGCCAAGAAAACCAACAAGAAGTCCAAGACCAAGAGCAAGGCCAGGAGCAGCAAAGCGGCCGCCAACAAAATGGTCTACTCATTCGGTCAGACCAAGACCGACGGCGACGGATCGATGAAGGAACTGCTCGGCGGCAAGGGCGCAAACCTCGCCGAGATGACCACCATCGGACTCCCCGTCCCCCCCGGCTTCACCATCACCACCGAGACCTGCGCCGGCTACTACAAAGAAGGCCGCAAGCTCCCCAAGGGACTCATGGACCAGGTCCGTGACGCCATGGCTCGCATGGAGAAGGAAACCGGCAAGAAGTTCGGCGACGCCAAGAACCCGCTGCTCGTCTCCGTCCGCTCCGGCGCGAAAGTCTCCATGCCCGGCATGATGGACACCGTCCTTAACCTCGGACTCAACGACACCTCCGTCGACGGCCTCCACGACGCCTCCGGCTCCGCACGCTTCGCGCTCGACGCCTACCGCCGGCTCATCAACATGTTCGGCGACGTCGTCATGGGCGTGGACCACGAGCACTACGAAGCCGAGTTCGACCGCATCAAGGCCAAGTACGGCGTCAAGAACGACACCGACCTCAACGCCGAGGGCATGGGCGAACTGGTCGAGGCCTACAAGAAAATCTACCGCAAGTACACCGGCAAAGACTTCCCCCAGGACCCCTACGCTCAGCTCGAGGCCGGCATCGAGGCCGTCTTCAAGAGCTGGATGACCACCCGCGCCATCCGCTACCGGCAGATCAACGAGATCACCGGACTCGCGGGCACCGCCGTCAACATCCAGGCCATGGTCTTCGGCAACATGGGCGAAGACTGCGGCACGGGCGTCGCCTTCACCCGAAACCCCTCGACCGGCGAGAACAAGTTCTACGGCGAGTTCCTCATCAACGCCCAGGGCGAAGACGTCGTCGCCGGCATCCGCACCCCCCAGCCCGTCTCCGAGATGCCTAAGTGGAACAAGGCCATCCACAAGCAACTGCTCGAGATCAAGGACATCCTCGAACAGCACTACACCGACATGCAGGACATCGAGTTCACCATCGAGACCGACAAGCTCTTCATGCTCCAGACCCGCAACGGCAAACGCACCGGCGCCGCCGCCGTCAAGATCGCCTGCGACATGGTCAAGGAGAAGCTGATCCCCGAGAAGACAGGCGTCAAGCGCATCCCCGCGAACGACCTCACACAGCTGCTGCTGCCTTCGTTCGACCCCGCCGCCAAGAAGAAGGCCGCGCCGATCACGACCGGCCTGCCCGCCTCGCCTGGAGCCTCCGTCGGCAAGCTCGCCTTCACCGCCGAGGAAGCCGTTGACCGATCCCACGAGGGCGAACTGGTCATCCTCTGCCGAAAGGAAACCAGCCCCGAAGACGTCGACGGCATGCACAGCGCCGCCGGCATCCTCACCTCGACCGGCGGCATGACCTCCCACGCCGCCGTCGTCGCACGCGGTTGGGGCAAGTGCTGCGTCGCCGGTGCCGGCGAGATCCACATCGACGAGAAACGCAAGAAGATCACCGTCAACGGCAAGACTCTCGGCGCCAACGACCTCGTCTCCATCGACGGATCCACCGGCGAGGTGTTCGTCGGCGAGATCGACACCATCGAGCCCAAGCTCTCAGGCGACTTCGCCAAGGTCATGAAGTGGGCCGACAAGTACCGAACCCTCAAGATCCGCACCAACGCCGACACACCCGCCGACGCACAGCGGGCCCGCGACTTCGGCGCTCAGGGCATCGGTCTCTGCCGAACCGAGCACATGTTCTTCGAGGGCGAACGCATCACCGCCATGCGTGAGATGATCCTCGCCGAGACCAAGCCCGCCCGCGAGGCGGCCCTCGCCAAGCTCCTGCCCTACCAGCGCAAGGACTTCGAGGGCATCTTCACGGCGATGAAGGGCCTGCCCGTCACCGTCCGTCTCCTCGACCCGCCCCTCCACGAGTTCCTGCCCCACGACGCCAAGAGCCAGGGCGAACTCGCCAAGATCCTCGGCGTCAAGCCCGCCAAGGTGAAGCAACGCGTCGCACAACTCCACGAGATGAACCCGATGCTCGGCCACCGCGGCTGCCGACTCTCGGTCACCTACCCCGAAATCCTCGTCATGCAGGTCACCGCGATCGTCGAGGCCGCCATCAACTGCGCCAAGAAGAAGATCAAGGCCGTCCCCGAGATCATGATCCCCCTCGTCGGCACCGACAAGGAACTCGAGATCCTCCGCGACCTCGCCGAGAAAACCATCGCCGACGTCAAGGCCGCCAAGAAGGTCAAGGGCAAGCTGGCCATCTCCATCGGCACCATGATCGAGATCCCCCGCGCCGCCCTGACCGCCGACGCCGTCGGGCAGCACGCCGACTTCTTCAGCTTCGGCACCAACGACCTCACCCAGCTCACCTTCGGCTACAGCCGCGACGACGTGAACACCTTCCTGCCCCACTACATCCAGCAGGAAATCCTCGAGAAGGACCCCTTCCAGTCGCTCGACGCCACCGGCGTCGGACAACTCGTCGAGACCGGCGTCGCCAAGGGACGCAGCGTCAAGAAGGACCTCAAGGTCGGCATCTGCGGCGAGCACGGCGGCGACCCCGCCTCCATCGCCTTCTGCCACAAGGTCGGACTCGACTACGTCAGCTGCTCGCCGTTCCGCGTGCCCATCGCACGGCTCGCGGCCGCACAGGCAGCCCTCGACTAA